TGAAGAACGGGTAATGAAAGTTATGAAGGATTTTTTCCCGTCTATAGAGATCAAATGCTGTAGGTTTCACTTAGGCCAAGCCTGGTGGCGAAAAATCCAGAAAGTTGGACTTAGTCAACAATACAAAGAGCTTGATTCAGACATTAGTAAATGGCTTAAAGGGATTTTTGGGATAGCCTTTTTAGCTCCAGACGAAGTAGCCGACTGTTTCGTAGAAGATTTTATGGCCGTTGTACCTAACGACAAGCCTTGTATAGAATTTGCAGATTACCTGACTGATACTTATATAACAGATGAATCGTTATTTCCCCCTCATCTCTGGGCCGAAGTTCCATCCTCGTTAAAACGTACTAACAATGGGCCCGAATCATTTCATGCCCATTATAACGAGCAGTTCTATCACAGTCATCCATCAATTTATATTTTCCTTGACACTATTATCAAATTGCAATCTGTGACTTACATAAAAATTCGGAGTTTGAACATTGATGCACCGCAGAGCCGAACAGAAAAGGAGAAGGAACAGAATCTCCGGGATTTGCATTCGAAATACTGCCAGCAGGAAATTACGAGGGATTTTTATGTCAGAAGCCTGGGATATAAGTTCCAAGCCCGAACAGACTTGTAAATAATGCCATTGccgagttttatgttttatgacagtgctttgtttttagtgctttgtttacaattaaaagatgttttaatctttttgttggtaaactcctGTTTTATGACTGTGCTttgtttttagtgctttgttttttacaattaaaatatgttttaatctttttgttggtaaactcctcatttaatgaactatattcgtaagaaaatgtggtatgattgccaataagacaattctctatccaagacttgttttcgctcaaatgtcctacgcttattcttattttcgctcaaatgtcctaaaatttaggcgctcaaatgtcctatactttggcgctcaaacgtcctttttttttcgctcaaatgtcctgtcaatgcgctcaaatgtccattgccgtggcaatcataccacatcttctttttttttttatattataatgtttattgaagttctaaattcaaaaacaaaatctttaataTAAATCATGAATCAAAACTATTTTCAAATTAACTGACTAAACAATGAGTGAACTTATAATTACCCTATTAAAAACTTTGGCTCTCAGTCTGTTTAATGAATAATCTTCCATTCTTTTCTCCTGAAGCTTCTGATTTTGCACTTCTGGTAGCTTTTTATATAgcctaaaaaataaaatcagtatGTATTACacagaaaaacaaagaaaatgtgcACCTAAACATTGATGTTTCTGCCCATAACAGACGACTGGGTTCAAGAAATTATAATTGGAAATCTTATTCCCACTATGTTCAATTGTCCCTTTCAAAATTTTCAGGTTTTATGCGATTTTTTCAAGGTTTATGTAAGTTATGGAATTTCACAAATTTGAAATTCAATAGACATATATAAAACTTAATGTTTGCATCCCCTCAAGTTTGGAACATAATCCAGTGGCTGATCcacccattttaaaaaggggggggagttccaactatatgctcccatacaaatgcattgatcgtcaaaaaaaaggggggggttccaacccccagaacaaccccccccccccccccctggatccgccaatgcaatcatcatattgttatttaattttatgtaacaTGCACTGATATTTAATTATTATCTTGTGTTTCACTACTGTTTTTATCAAAATCCATTTAATTTTCAAGTATAATATGACTGTCTTAACAGAATATTATTTTGTATACAAATCCAAAACAAATTTCTGCACTTGACTGTTTAGTAATGAGAAACTTTCTGTATTTTAACTATAAACAATTACATAACATCTTGTTAACACTTCTCCTCTGCAAGCAGATGTTTGATTATGTGTAGTTGACAACACAATAAAACAAGCATCACAGGTGAAAATGAGACGATGATTGGATTTTTGGCAGGAAAATGATTGAAGAAAAGAAGGATGGTGAGGCTGGTTTTTGACAACCTTGACAACCCATGAGTCTTGCACGGTTGGTAAGAAAAGAATGATGGCCAAAGTAACACTAAATGACTTAGCTACTGACTTCCAAGGGCATATAATATGTGAAAGCTTTATTCTTCTGTCATCAATACTTACTTTTGAGTTTGTTCTATCATTTCACCTTTTGAGATTGCCCGTCTTTTGGGTTTATGAAGGTTCTCtgcaaaataaacataaaatcaaTCACTATCATTATATGCTGTTATATAcctttattctatttatttttaaataaatagtaAATATGTGTCCATATGGTAAAAGTTGTCTTGACTAAAGCTAATCCAAAACTTAACAGAAgatcaaatcttaaaacaaatgatttaaaatcgATGATAATTCGAGAATATTTAATAAGCAAAGACCAGCCAGCCACTTTCAAGATGAGCAACAATGCAAGTGATGTTCAAAATGTCCATTCTTTTCCATTCAACCTTTTCCTGGGTAGTTgcatcaattttgttttatagcactgaataaaacaagaaaatactTCCAAATTTTTTTGTTTCAGGTCATTGTATCTTCCACTAAAACATTAATCCCATTATGTAGTCACTTTAAGTGTCCCTTCCCCCTCcatacaaatttttatttctgaaattgcctttttatgatttaacaaataattaGAATTCACAGTATGTCACAAATAGTCTCTATAATCATACCACTTAATGGATGTGCCTCTGGATTTGCCTCTTTCCTTCTCTTTTCTTCTGCAAACAatctatttctttctttttctagCATATCCTGTAATGTTCTTTCCTTTGAAGCTAATGCAACTCTTTTTTGTCTGGCCCTTAACTTGGAAATGGCATCTTGTTTGTAGGTTTCGAATGCTTcctgaaatttaaaagaaatatataatggAGAAACTAGAAATAAATCAAGATGTACTACTATTCCTAACTCATGACACCCCATAATAGCATTTGGTTAACATGATATGGAGTTCATTAACAATGGATGTGAAAACCCAGCTCACAGTAAATTATAAGGCTGATTATGTCTATGTTAAAGTTATTGTTACCAAAGCACCACCATTTTCCAGGcatatttagtgttttttttttttttttaaataaattggattgaaatgaaaataaattccaACCACACTGTTACTCACCTGTAGAGTTAACCTTGACAAAGGTTTAGGGTCAAAGTTCTCTTCATCAGATCTTTCTTCATCCAGATCTTTATAATGACCTGTTGTGTCAAGGTCAAATTTAGAACTCTCCCCTATAGATTTATTGACTGGATTATCAGCAACAATATCCTTCCATGCAGTAGAGGAAACAGACTTTGGTTGCCATGGTTCTTGACTGACAGCAAAAGCTTGTCTTTCTTTTAATGGTTGCCTCCATGGTTTGGACTGGCCCATTGGAACAAACCAAGTTAAACCACCTAAAAATAACAAACTCTTATTAAGTACATATACAAATTAgcagatgtggtataattaccaatgagacaactccccaccagacatacaccaaatgacacagaagttcaTGGTCATACTTTTTAACTTTAATACACTACTTAGTATGATCCCAATCATAGCAGGTCTCTTTATACATTCATGTGTTTGGATCTGTGCAAATGaaatgttatttcaaaaatttctgtCACctctttttttgtacaaattttagaAGCCTGAATTAATCACACTTTGCCAGGGCTATTTAAAGGTTATGATGTCTTAAGTTCAAAGCAGACAATCACTTTCACTTCACAAGTGTATACCACTGTATAGACACTTGTAAGTTATAACATAAAAGcatatatgtaaacaaaattattttatgaaaaaaatgttgctGAAAAATTGTCAGTcaatacattatttacataattaaactaaattatatatgtttgatataatttatttacACCTATACATCTGGAATGTTCTTTCCCAACTGTCtgacaaaaaaacatatatattctgtGGGTGATTTAATTTGGATAGTGTACAGGCTACACATGATTAGTAAACTAATAAGAAGTGTTATTATGGACCTGGCAGACTTCTTTTCTAATATATAATGGAAAGATTTATGACAGATATATAATTAAATGTTGAAGGTTTGTTACATGCAAGGATTTGGACAGtgtagaatatatattttatataaaattattgagtccaatttaatataaaagtaagaaTTTGCCTTCTTTCTatgaaaaacttaatttatttctGATCATAGGGTGTATCAATCGTATAAGGGTAAATTACAGTTGTATCACTAATATGCTAAAAGACCTTCAATTTCTTGGCAGAGATGAAACTTTTTCCTGTTTTCTTTCCTTTTAAGAATTTAAAACTTCATAAAGGAGCATAAACAATTTACCACAgactataaataaaacaaacattcacAAAACAACCTTCGGGAGATCATTACTTCATATTAATAGCCTTTTCatataaatgtttgaaatgttacaaaaaaatgtCTCAAATACAATTTAATTGCACTTATGTACAATATGGTTTAGTGACAGTACATAAATGTTTCTTCTTCATCATTATTCCTTTAAAAGCACCAGCAGTTGTAGTAATGTCTATTAAAATTTATGGGTCTATTGTTTATCTTTTCAGCTGTACAGCTTTGTATGGTGTCACTACATGTATCAAGGTATTAACAAGCATTAAGCTAACAACTGTTTGGAGACTGCttaaatatattgttatttgacagataaaaatgataaaactttcAAATGGATAAAGTTTCGACTGGGTAgtgaataacaaaatatttatataaacaagaaCGAAACTAAACTAaagaatatataatttataaagaatagaaaaagaaaaaagaaaataaatgaataaatgacaaaatgactaaatgaataaataatcaTGCCTCTAAACTGTTTTGTAATTGGAAAATGATCAAGATTCTTGTATCTTTTTTTAAGCCAAATTTAAGCACCAaatgaaaaatacagaaattactaGATGTCGTGTTTGTGAAAGTCAATCAAAACAATGATGTGTAGAGTGAACCTTCTAGAATTTAATTTAATACATTGAAACTATAAACATCATTTAAATGTTAAGAATTCTTGATCATTTTAAACTAAAACCTACACCTGGTTGCGTCTTACCCGTACGAAATCCTTTTCTTTTCAACCTTTGTTTTTTATCTATAGCACATCAAACAGTAATAATCAAGACAATGAAGGAATAGCAAACTTTTCGAAattcctttttttaaaatttatatattggGTATTTTCAgctataaaacaataaaacaatgtaGATTTTTAACTTGTTTCAAagactttttaaaaaagaaaaaaacttctaAAAACTAACAtgaatatgttgtttataataaattaaattttaaaatatcaccTTCATGACTTTGAGTGTATCTATCTAACTGAGATAAAATTATTGATAATTATTCTAAcatattaaattttacaaatgaatttggacattgccaataaaacaaatttaattttaaagacAGAATAAATGTACTAGAAATTTCCAATATTTTTCCAATGCTTAATTTTTGTCACCTGACAAGGAGACACTTGTGTGCCAGAGTAACAATAAGAACAAATAATCACAACACAGCAAGAAATTAGAAGCAAAACACTTCACTCCatgtatagaaataaaaattatgatatcTTACCATTCGGACTGTCTTGGAGTTTTCCAGCTAAATCATCATCTGGAGTTTCTGGTGTAAACATTCGAGATTTAGGTGGAGGTGACACTTTCATTTGTTTTGTCTCTTCATCAGACTCTGGAAGGCAGATACGAGGTTTTGGTGGTGACTTGGATCTTTTCGTCTTACGTCCAGGTCCTGCTTTCTTTTGGCGTTGAGGTGGTGAAATAGACCTATTTGTTAGTGTTCTGTCAGGAGAAGTAGAAGAAAAGGAATCAATTGGTGAATATGATCTTTGTCTCTGCTGCCTTGAATCGAAAGTTTTAACACTGCGTTTGAAAGATGATGACATTGAAGGGACAGATATAACGCCCTGATCCTCCCGTGGGGGTGACCATGATCTACATGGACTTGTCTGTACTGCTTCTGATCTTACATAGACATCTCGAACTTTCCGCTTACTTACAGGACTTTTTATTATTGGGGATGGCACATTAGTGGAAGCATCTTTCAATCTTCTTGATTTTGGAGACTTTGATCTTTCTCTTCGTAGTGTTTCTTTGTCTACAAAGTcagttttcatttgattttgctggtcttttgttttctttttatctgaTTTCCCAGGTTTTGAACTTCTAGTTTTTCGAACAACTTGTAAATCTTCAGTGGAAGCCTCAGATTCATCTGCTTTTCCTCCCTGTCCAATGGAAGCCATATAAGCATCTAACATTCCGCCATGCTTAACCTTTTTTGTTCGAACTTTTTGAATTTCAATGCTGCTATCCTTAGTTGATGTAGTATCACCATTATTAGCCACAGAGTCAAATGAATCCTTATTGTTATCTAATGATTCCACACTCATAGTAGTTTCACTTCCAAATAAAGTAGATGACTCTGAACTAGCTGCTGCAGATGTTGTAGAGACATAATTTAACTCAACGTCAATAGCCTGATCAGATAATTTTCCTTTCTTCTTAGCAGTAAGCAGCATTTCAAGTTTTTTCAATTTGtcaagtcttttaatttcttttcttctttctttGTCAATTTTTATTCTTTGACTTTCAATTTTGTCCTTGAGTTTATTCATGAGTGGATCTATCACATGTCTTTGTCGAGACTTTTTAGATTTTCCTTGGTTTGAATCCTCAGCTTTACTTGGAGTAGCCTCAAAACTTGCATCCTCTGCTATTGAATACAAGGTGTCAATACTATCACCATGAACTGGAATATCAACTTTGGCCTTCTTAGAACCtttcattttattttccatttcttTCTTCTGTTTTTCTTCAACACTTGAATCAGGATTTCTACTTTCTTTCTTATGTTTTCCATGCAgttttttcttctgttgctcTTGTAGAATGTCCGCATAACTTCCATTACTCTCTTCCTCACTTAATCTCCTTAAATTCTGTAGCTCCTGTCTTTTTCTTTCACTTCTTGAGTCTTTTCTTTGTTCTTGACGAGACTTTTCTGACAATTCTTGCATAATTCTACGTTCCTTAGCTTTTTCATAAGTTCTCTCATCAGTAATTTTTTGCACTATATGTTTTGTTGGATTTTTCAACAGATCAGTGATGGCTTCCATTCTAGATGAGTTTATTGTGCTTGTACTTTCATTCTGGTTCATTTCCTGGAATTTTAGCCATAAATCGTTTATATTTGGAGGAAGTTCTCTGTGTGATTCCTGTTCAAGTTTTCTCTGTAGTGACTTTGCCCTTTCATTTGGAGGCACATGATCATACTCTGCACCAAATTCTTTCTCATCAGTGGAATTCTGTAAATATCCTTTCTGTTTCAATCTGTAAAGAGAAAACAATGAAGCATAAAAGCAATCAAAACCATTTgtactttgaaatattttacattttgtcatgtccaggccttttatagctgatcatgtggtatgggttttatttctttttgaagaccgcatggtgacctatagttgcttgcATGTATGTTATTTGAACCCTTGTTGATAGGTTTCTCATTGCAAAtcataaaacatcttttttttagaTACATAATTTTCCTCTTAAAATTAATCATTTACAGTGTACATTTTTAAGTAAGCTCTTTaataattaaatcaaaataagTATTTCACTAGAAAACCCAGGTTATGTATCAGTATATAAGAATTCAATAAGCTAACATTTATAAACAAGTAAATCAACATGAAGTTGAGAAATATTGGTAGAAAATGCTTTGTGTTTCTTCATTTACAGTGACACTCTTTGTTTACAATCTGAAACAACTGAAAGCAATATGAAAAATAGTTTATTCATTCTTACGTGTAGAATTATTGTAATTTATATGAAGGAATCTAAATACATAGTACAATTGATATACCATTATATATCCACAATGTACCGGTATAGATCCACAATGTACCGGTAAATATCCACAATGTACCGGTATATATCCACAATTGCAATGTACCAGTATAtgtcctcatttttttttatctaaataaacTGTAATTTTACCTTCTTTGTAATTCATATTCAATCTGAATTTTTGCCTTTTCTTCTTTCACCATTTCTTCGAAATCTTGGTCAGGACACTGAAAACGCAATTATGTCTGCTATTAATTACTTCAACCAAAATCATTTTACACAACACTAGCTCACACTTTATAATGTCAACATATAATTTTGTAAGATTCAAAACATCGATTGTAATAAAACTATATTTCCAGAAATCGAGTTAGATGCAAAAAATTTACAACCAAATATACTTTTGTTACATTATTGTGAAAACTAGCacataataattaatttaatCCTTCTTTCCCTGTCAAAATGCTGTAAATCAAATTTTCTGTCAAAAACTTGTCAcacttttattaaaatcaaaagtttataCGTTCATGTCTTGAGCCAGTTCACAACCATTGATCATAAATTCAAATAAGGTGAACAACTGTACAATATTTGCCAGCGACATTATAAGTGCTTCCCATGCCTTAGATTGTTGCATGAGGAAAGTTGTTGTAATCTGAATCAGATGTTCCAAGTGTTAACTTATTGTGAGCTAATCAAGACTATCATTTAATTGACAGTAAACACTTAAATAAAAGAAACCATAAAATTGTACAATACAATGTCAAGTTAAGGTGAAATGCATTTTAATGACCACATGAATGATATCAAGACTTGTGTACGTAATAAATGTGAATCATGTGCTGACACAATGAAGACTTACATTGTAAGGTGTACTACAGCGCTGTAAATATAATGCTTACTTTataaaatttaacagaaacattgaaggATTGTACGAAACTTTTATGAAAACTTTCAAGTTTATAGTATATTAAGGAGATTAAATCAACAATCACATTCTACTAAACTGtttgaaagtttaattttaatctttaaatGTTAAGAATAAAATCTCTGTCATATTTATCTAAACAAAATGTGttctctttttttataaactttaaacaaTAATAACCAGTATTTATATTTTCCAAACCAAATCTGTACAGAATAATCTGAACATTACTATTATGATCAATTCGACTCCTATCTAATATAGACTTATTTTTGGATGCTAGTAATAAACCTACCCTTGGTAATTCTCTGAATTCTAGTTCCTCTGTATCATCATCAATTAACACTTGGTGATGAGTCATACCCGTCCTAGTGGGAGGTTCCTTACGGGGTCTATACATATCATAATAATTCTGTCCCTTTTCTAatgttcttctttcttttggtggCTCAGTATCTGGTCCTCTGTTGAGAAGCCTTTCATCCCTCACATAGTCTATAACTCTGTCAGTTTGTCTATAACCTGGGTTAATTGTGTCTAAGTGTGGACCTGGGTCCAACCCTAGTGGTAGTGCTGGTCCCGGGTCAAGAGGTCTAACATTTTCTTCTGATGGTTGTCTATCTGATGTGAAATCAGAACCTCTGTCTAAAGGTCTGACCACTTCACGAAGGCTGGATTCTGAAGAGCTTACTCTTGGTCTATAATCTTGACCCCTATCACTAGGTACAGGTGGTTCTCTGTTTAAATCCATTTCAAGATTTCCAGATTCCAAAGATCTAGTTGGTTCTCTACTGCCTGGTTCTAGACCTGAACATCTAGGTTCTAATCTATCATGTTCTGTTTCTCTCCATGCTATAGTTCTCATTGGGAAGCTATCATCCCCAGGTCTATCGTAAGCCTTATTATAAGGAGTGGAACCTGGTTTATCATCTTTGTTTATACCATCTCCAAGTTCTCTCTGAGAAAACTCAGCCATTCTATCATAACTAGTTTCCTCTTGTCTGGTTATGAAATTTGGTCCTTTTTCTAATGGTTTGACATTTAACCTGTCTTCCATCAGCTTTTCATCAATTAATCTTCCTTGGTTGGCACCATTTGCTAAGACAGCTGGTGATGCCATTGAAGTGTGGTGAGAATAGATAGGAGATGGTTGGCTAGACAGTTCCATGAATCGATCTCCATACATTGGAGAGGAATATTTATGATCAACATCTGGCAGTGTTGCTAAATCTGTTTCAGATCTAGATTTTGTTGGTTTTGGTTCATATTGTTCTCTTTCAAAAGTGTCCCTGTATACCCGACTATCACTTCTGGGATCAGAATGTTCATGTCTGGTTGACCGTTTGGGAGTAGCATACTGGTCCCCTGGATCAGACCTAGTACTGAGAGTTAACCTATCTTCATATTGACCTGGTACCCTGCTAGTAGTGAAATCTTCCCTGTTTCCCATGTCACGTCTATACGAGGACAAGTTACTACCATGAGAACTGGCTAAGTCACTTCGTGGATTATCTACTCCACTATCTGTACCAGACCTTTCTTTGTCATCCTACAAAATAATACATATGTTTTTACTTTTGCATCAATATagcatttaaaaagaaaaacaccaATATGCCTGGTTGTACAATTGTCTCaagtacaaaaatattttatatatgtaaacaacTTTTGCATACTCATTTAATAAAAACAACCTTTCAATATGAActttaatgaattaaaaaatttcaattcttattCCTATCTAGTAACAGAATGGAATTTCACAATGCTTTTACAGACTTACAGCTAAAGATTTTTCATCAATTGTAGATAAAGTGTCTTTTTGACCTGGATTCTTGGTGCCATAAATTCCAGAGGTAGAAGGGACATCTTTCCTGGATCCTAGGTATTGTACTGGGAATGAT
The window above is part of the Mytilus galloprovincialis chromosome 4, xbMytGall1.hap1.1, whole genome shotgun sequence genome. Proteins encoded here:
- the LOC143073519 gene encoding uncharacterized protein LOC143073519 isoform X3; the encoded protein is MSKQVWFLLPEQETLEDDLTTVSWSSSFSHQLQESMSDNSPQNSQVVPRLDLNINQTNSPSDSRESTQNDISSPSMHRGFSSDDNSGWKSETTETSEGNLSLSQYPLDDPSCGEESPQENNSLHEEALTSAITEVSKDFISGNFSPGKYPPVESDSSDGDHHLDGHTGAVYARYPESATGMSDCEWNPYGTDNDNETPRSSASDSEFRNIQAFTATSSMRQKDPEIRIPTGSMNNGDLNRMISNPTVTRDFVRIPTDTINEDKTRDTNAEDINRDFMRISIDKDGIPTMSSLEGRQFNRNENPSTSDKREQVPYRPAGISKSDGQQSQTNKETSNVLPASRRLAADIVKDSYAMYSPEKEFGARSSEKTDKTSTTSSTLLGSGDRTFQLTANQYIPGSHREMYGTQSYNQLSRNTELMPKASTSEIKGNVLSGSSSTTIVPDSQDTVETLVSSSMSSVDTARRESASKYGSSSSSKPSDAPYVPVGDRAKLLGLPEDFLDQPKPTASSDFAVPRITDLPLLSRVQIPEKDTDSPSNSKQESMSQRVSKLLEDASHLGTTLHHHLYSREALGLEGDREPTVLRSYSPLRKSDNFVQKSTERSQGSALLTKSGEQSVRSSLGDEVAKLMTKSNEGTVNDITNVPSNSSYVPLKINTIPSSETMNVISAQTYPSLSIAAVGGGPGSTDSQESADSLSQRVKKILSDTAYADRNRQSTAAPGGSVPTNFDYSRLQRDLQEIQSNLDPGIDYNMRISNPSPDFSKASDKSTESSKAHKLLWDHGADLGYDDSLSGRFFGTMKTDTETECDSTYSGKGYNGLSDTLELVNKPQKDTAEVVSDQVESDFEDRSLKVAPDVEEIIRRYQTEKPDKLMDSGDSSGLASKVMKILSQEPPRKQAISILKSAKQEEREMIKRMADKPKLDTSYDSSQESTNSSFVIQDKDVRKQLEWSQMSGIDKSINNSYLSGLKTEPFSALGNAKTFLSSQLAKNADRTFNHSIDIKTPYRHVLDCYPVYGVERTRGAAEVDQFGRTEPDGVKEAWADGASSQEVPAELLFGATSSDTANVRPGSRDHQRTYSDPRELSPEARSDSATVVTVEVATETEDGHTRSKSEEPRYGEELPRDRFYNLEPAVSATDRRAASSPHGNEKEKENLVDVRKKETVTTPPSVFRRPRLKNYHSFTRFYRGESSPSSVGQLSDSDNSSRRRDAARLRPYRPHGSRELYYTEDGEDSLAESITTVESNHTAQRRVTWNPSTYYLGSDDATAPSFPVQYLGSRKDVPSTSGIYGTKNPGQKDTLSTIDEKSLADDKERSGTDSGVDNPRSDLASSHGSNLSSYRRDMGNREDFTTSRVPGQYEDRLTLSTRSDPGDQYATPKRSTRHEHSDPRSDSRVYRDTFEREQYEPKPTKSRSETDLATLPDVDHKYSSPMYGDRFMELSSQPSPIYSHHTSMASPAVLANGANQGRLIDEKLMEDRLNVKPLEKGPNFITRQEETSYDRMAEFSQRELGDGINKDDKPGSTPYNKAYDRPGDDSFPMRTIAWRETEHDRLEPRCSGLEPGSREPTRSLESGNLEMDLNREPPVPSDRGQDYRPRVSSSESSLREVVRPLDRGSDFTSDRQPSEENVRPLDPGPALPLGLDPGPHLDTINPGYRQTDRVIDYVRDERLLNRGPDTEPPKERRTLEKGQNYYDMYRPRKEPPTRTGMTHHQVLIDDDTEELEFRELPRCPDQDFEEMVKEEKAKIQIEYELQRRLKQKGYLQNSTDEKEFGAEYDHVPPNERAKSLQRKLEQESHRELPPNINDLWLKFQEMNQNESTSTINSSRMEAITDLLKNPTKHIVQKITDERTYEKAKERRIMQELSEKSRQEQRKDSRSERKRQELQNLRRLSEEESNGSYADILQEQQKKKLHGKHKKESRNPDSSVEEKQKKEMENKMKGSKKAKVDIPVHGDSIDTLYSIAEDASFEATPSKAEDSNQGKSKKSRQRHVIDPLMNKLKDKIESQRIKIDKERRKEIKRLDKLKKLEMLLTAKKKGKLSDQAIDVELNYVSTTSAAASSESSTLFGSETTMSVESLDNNKDSFDSVANNGDTTSTKDSSIEIQKVRTKKVKHGGMLDAYMASIGQGGKADESEASTEDLQVVRKTRSSKPGKSDKKKTKDQQNQMKTDFVDKETLRRERSKSPKSRRLKDASTNVPSPIIKSPVSKRKVRDVYVRSEAVQTSPCRSWSPPREDQGVISVPSMSSSFKRSVKTFDSRQQRQRSYSPIDSFSSTSPDRTLTNRSISPPQRQKKAGPGRKTKRSKSPPKPRICLPESDEETKQMKVSPPPKSRMFTPETPDDDLAGKLQDSPNDKKQRLKRKGFRTGGLTWFVPMGQSKPWRQPLKERQAFAVSQEPWQPKSVSSTAWKDIVADNPVNKSIGESSKFDLDTTGHYKDLDEERSDEENFDPKPLSRLTLQEAFETYKQDAISKLRARQKRVALASKERTLQDMLEKERNRLFAEEKRRKEANPEAHPLSENLHKPKRRAISKGEMIEQTQKLYKKLPEVQNQKLQEKRMEDYSLNRLRAKVFNRRIQRDTLKKCENRGKRSPSKNIH